Proteins encoded together in one Labeo rohita strain BAU-BD-2019 chromosome 21, IGBB_LRoh.1.0, whole genome shotgun sequence window:
- the zgc:77262 gene encoding RNA-binding protein lark, with the protein MVKIFVGNVASATTEDELRALFEKYGAVSDCDILKNYGFVHMDEEEAAQKAVSALHKHEVNGSRITVEYATTKVRNATKIYVGNVPEGVTAAKIKELFQPFGKVVECDIVKNYAFVHMQRESEALEAISKLNHSKVEGQKIFVSLSRSNPSRDGRGEDYFPPPPHHYPPHPHHHPHFLPPRPPPRDYYPPRGRLPPPPLPPPPPRAYYERDVYERGLRHDPYAAPSPRFYDRDPYDRRIPPPQRPVTPPLAGRYYRERSPLGGRRSLLPPPPPPPSSAGFARGFARNGASSAPPPPTAAPSSHYQRYSLGSGFDKDDYMEDKYSNGFSRSY; encoded by the coding sequence ATGGTGAAGATATTCGTTGGCAATGTAGCTTCAGCGACCACAGAAGACGAGCTCCGCGCTTTATTCGAGAAGTACGGCGCGGTGTCCGACTGTGACATTCTGAAAAACTATGGCTTCGTGCACATGGATGAGGAAGAGGCGGCTCAGAAGGCCGTCTCGGCTCTGCACAAGCACGAGGTCAACGGCTCGCGCATCACCGTCGAATACGCCACCACCAAGGTACGCAACGCCACCAAGATCTACGTGGGCAACGTTCCCGAAGGTGTCACGGCTGCTAAAATCAAGGAGCTCTTCCAGCCGTTCGGCAAGGTGGTGGAGTGTGACATCGTGAAGAATTACGCCTTCGTCCACATGCAGAGGGAAAGCGAGGCTCTGGAGGCCATATCAAAGCTGAACCACTCCAAAGTGGAGGGCCAAAAGATCTTTGTGTCCCTCTCACGCAGTAACCCATCCAGAGATGGCCGAGGGGAGGACTATTTTCCTCCTCCGCCGCATCACTATCCACCTCACCCACACCACCATCCTCACTTTCTCCCCCCACGCCCGCCGCCCCGTGACTACTATCCGCCTCGTGGCCGACTTCCACCCCCTCCTCTCCCACCGCCGCCACCCCGCGCCTACTACGAGCGTGATGTGTACGAGAGGGGCCTTCGCCACGACCCGTACGCCGCCCCATCCCCGCGTTTTTACGATCGGGATCCATACGACCGGCGCATTCCGCCCCCTCAGCGGCCCGTCACGCCTCCTCTCGCCGGTCGCTACTACCGTGAGCGCAGCCCTCTGGGCGGTCGCCGCTCTCTCCTGCCTCCGCCTCCCCCACCACCCTCTTCTGCCGGCTTCGCCCGGGGTTTCGCCCGCAATGGCGCTAGCTCTGCGCCCCCTCCCCCTACCGCCGCTCCTTCCTCCCACTATCAGCGCTACTCTCTCGGCTCAGGCTTTGATAAGGATGATTATATGGAGGACAAGTACAGCAATGGCTTCAGCCGTAGCTACTAA
- the zgc:110782 gene encoding uncharacterized oxidoreductase YtbE isoform X1 has protein sequence MRPPLLKKKACIHPPFSGKSSSGCTTPRAVGARGSCSNLARFVFEFEQRSDVPVNCLTTELLQYYKKMIVPSVTLMSGVQMPLLGLGTYKLQDHEQLKQSVSSALQAGYRAFDTGAVYGNEAHLGQVLKELLPKYGLSREDVFIISKLAPLDHGPRAKQGCLRSLEQLDCEYIDLYLVHWPGVEGLDPGDSRHSEYRAQSWATLEEFYANGRFKAIGVSNYTAEHIRELLLSCRVPPAVLQIECQPKLIQRELRNLCTETGIHFQAYSSLGKGALLREPEVMDIVRSCGRTPAQVLLRWAVQQGISVLPRSSQPCRVQENAQVFDFQLSEMDIIRLDALNCGTRFCKRDSSKIA, from the exons ATGCGCCCTCCTCTGCTCAAAAAGAAAGCCTGCATCCATCCCCCCTTTTCAGGAAAGAGTTCCAGCGGATGTACCACGCCACGTGCTGTAGGAGCACGCGGATCCTGTAGCAATTTGGCGCGCTTTGTGTTTGAATTTGAACAGCGTTCCGACGTTCCAGTCAACTGTTTGAC gACTGAATTGTTGcagtattataaaaaaatgatagtACCATCAGTAACGTTGATGTCAGGAGTGCAGATGCCACTTTTGGGTTTGGGCACATACAAGCTCCAGGACCATGAACAGCTGAAACAGTCGGTCAGTTCTGCTCTTCAAGCAGGATACAGAGCCTTTGACACAGGTGCGGTTTATGGAAATGAGGCACATCTAGGGCAAGTCCTCAAAGAGCTGCTGCCCAAGTATGGCCTAAGCCGTGAAGATGTGTTCATTATCAGCAAGCTTGCCCCATTAGACCATGGCCCGAGGGCAAAGCAAGGCTGCCTGAGGAGTCTGGAGCAACTAGACTGTGAATACATCGACCTCTATCTAGTGCACTGGCCTGGGGTGGAGGGTCTTGACCCAGGGGATTCTCGTCATTCAGAGTATCGAGCGCAAAGCTGGGCGACCCTAGAGGAGTTCTACGCCAACGGCCGATTCAAGGCAATAGGGGTCTCAAACTACACTGCAGAGCACATTAGGGAGCTGCTCTTGAGTTGCCGCGTACCCCCAGCGGTCCTTCAGATTGAGTGTCAGCCGAAGCTGATCCAGAGGGAACTGAGGAATTTATGTACAGAGACAGGCATTCACTTCCAGGCCTACTCTTCGCTGGGTAAAGGAGCTCTCCTGAGGGAGCCTGAGGTAATGGATATAGTGAGGAGCTGTGGTCGGACCCCTGCCCAGGTTCTCCTGAGGTGGGCTGTGCAGCAAGGCATCTCGGTTCTGCCTCGCTCCTCACAGCCGTGCAGAGTGCAGGAGAATGCACAGGTGTTTGACTTCCAGCTAAGTGAGATGGATATAATAAGGCTGGATGCCCTGAACTGCGGAACAAGGTTTTGTAAACGAGACTCGAGCAAAATAGCTTAA
- the zgc:110782 gene encoding uncharacterized oxidoreductase YtbE isoform X2, which produces MIVPSVTLMSGVQMPLLGLGTYKLQDHEQLKQSVSSALQAGYRAFDTGAVYGNEAHLGQVLKELLPKYGLSREDVFIISKLAPLDHGPRAKQGCLRSLEQLDCEYIDLYLVHWPGVEGLDPGDSRHSEYRAQSWATLEEFYANGRFKAIGVSNYTAEHIRELLLSCRVPPAVLQIECQPKLIQRELRNLCTETGIHFQAYSSLGKGALLREPEVMDIVRSCGRTPAQVLLRWAVQQGISVLPRSSQPCRVQENAQVFDFQLSEMDIIRLDALNCGTRFCKRDSSKIA; this is translated from the coding sequence atgatagtACCATCAGTAACGTTGATGTCAGGAGTGCAGATGCCACTTTTGGGTTTGGGCACATACAAGCTCCAGGACCATGAACAGCTGAAACAGTCGGTCAGTTCTGCTCTTCAAGCAGGATACAGAGCCTTTGACACAGGTGCGGTTTATGGAAATGAGGCACATCTAGGGCAAGTCCTCAAAGAGCTGCTGCCCAAGTATGGCCTAAGCCGTGAAGATGTGTTCATTATCAGCAAGCTTGCCCCATTAGACCATGGCCCGAGGGCAAAGCAAGGCTGCCTGAGGAGTCTGGAGCAACTAGACTGTGAATACATCGACCTCTATCTAGTGCACTGGCCTGGGGTGGAGGGTCTTGACCCAGGGGATTCTCGTCATTCAGAGTATCGAGCGCAAAGCTGGGCGACCCTAGAGGAGTTCTACGCCAACGGCCGATTCAAGGCAATAGGGGTCTCAAACTACACTGCAGAGCACATTAGGGAGCTGCTCTTGAGTTGCCGCGTACCCCCAGCGGTCCTTCAGATTGAGTGTCAGCCGAAGCTGATCCAGAGGGAACTGAGGAATTTATGTACAGAGACAGGCATTCACTTCCAGGCCTACTCTTCGCTGGGTAAAGGAGCTCTCCTGAGGGAGCCTGAGGTAATGGATATAGTGAGGAGCTGTGGTCGGACCCCTGCCCAGGTTCTCCTGAGGTGGGCTGTGCAGCAAGGCATCTCGGTTCTGCCTCGCTCCTCACAGCCGTGCAGAGTGCAGGAGAATGCACAGGTGTTTGACTTCCAGCTAAGTGAGATGGATATAATAAGGCTGGATGCCCTGAACTGCGGAACAAGGTTTTGTAAACGAGACTCGAGCAAAATAGCTTAA
- the bada gene encoding bcl2-associated agonist of cell death: MDKTLHDHQDSSTLKDKTKGREKTIKTHRQHQDQTLPNISPQGRVRLYSESHVYKVSFWQESEPQDGASAEENGGTGDGLPFRGRSQSAPAALWKAKKYGRQLRRMSDEFDTWLDKGEVKRAKQTYRGWFSFLWSPKEEEGRE, translated from the exons ATGGATAAAACATTGCATGACCATCAAGATTCCAGCACCTTGAAAGACAAAACGAAAGGAAGAGAAAAGACAATCAAAACCCACAGACAACATCAGGATCAAACCTTGCCAAACATTTCTCCTCAAG GGCGTGTGCGGCTCTATTCGGAGTCTCATGTGTACAAGGTCAGCTTCTGGCAGGAATCAGAGCCCCAGGATGGAGCATCGGCGGAGGAGAACGGAGGAACCGGAGATGGACTTCCATTCAGAGGTCGTTCTCAATCTGCTCCTGCTGCGCTGTGGAAAGCAAAGAAGTATGGGCGACAGCTGAGGAGAATGAGTGATGAATTTGACACATGGCTCGACAAAGGG GAGGTCAAAAGAGCGAAACAGACCTACCGAGGATGGTTCTCGTTCCTTTGGAGTCCCAAAGAAGAGGAGGGCAGAGAATGA